A single genomic interval of Microbacterium oleivorans harbors:
- a CDS encoding sensor histidine kinase, translated as MSVASTVPTERRAPTREQLRNDLWLAGAMLVSAILSTWLGHVAQVWGADPPHLGWGLLYCLALTAPLALRRRVPEAALIVVAAVYFVGMSVHIPEMYVGSIALFIAMYSVGAWVIDRRRAMIVRVVVIVGMFFWLIAAMFQAASDPGGETAAEFSLFSPVAALMMLQFLFNVVFFAGAFAFGERAYAEALSRETLEQRTRELEREREITAAQAVALDRVRIARELHDVVAHHVSAMGVQAGAARTVLEHDPDAARRALTVVEESARASLVELRQLLETLRTPDAVSPGDSTLRLEAIGELVRYATENGMPTTFSVVGAPVAASEVAQVNLYRIAQEALTNARRHGGPDARADVRLRFDGDEIELDVANDGRVRYGGTPGLGLVGMRERAAASGGWLEAAPRPRGGFLVRARVPAGASRAAGTAETVADGSEHGVLA; from the coding sequence ATGTCCGTGGCCTCCACCGTTCCCACCGAGCGCCGGGCGCCGACCCGCGAGCAGCTGCGCAACGACCTCTGGCTCGCGGGAGCGATGCTGGTCAGCGCCATCCTCAGCACCTGGCTCGGTCACGTCGCCCAGGTGTGGGGCGCCGATCCGCCCCACCTGGGCTGGGGTCTGCTCTACTGCCTCGCGCTGACCGCCCCGCTCGCGTTGCGTCGCCGCGTGCCCGAGGCGGCGTTGATCGTCGTCGCGGCCGTCTACTTCGTCGGGATGTCGGTGCACATCCCGGAGATGTACGTCGGCAGCATCGCGCTGTTCATCGCGATGTACTCCGTGGGGGCGTGGGTCATCGATCGCCGCCGCGCGATGATCGTGCGGGTCGTCGTGATCGTCGGGATGTTCTTCTGGCTCATAGCGGCGATGTTCCAGGCGGCCAGTGATCCGGGCGGCGAGACGGCGGCGGAGTTCTCGCTCTTCTCTCCCGTCGCCGCGCTGATGATGCTGCAGTTCCTGTTCAACGTCGTCTTCTTCGCCGGCGCCTTCGCCTTCGGCGAGCGCGCCTATGCCGAGGCCCTCAGCCGCGAGACGCTCGAGCAGCGCACGCGCGAGCTCGAGCGCGAGCGCGAGATCACCGCGGCACAGGCCGTGGCCCTGGACCGGGTGCGCATCGCGCGCGAGCTGCACGACGTCGTCGCCCACCACGTCTCGGCGATGGGGGTCCAGGCGGGCGCCGCACGCACGGTGCTCGAGCACGACCCGGACGCCGCCCGTCGGGCGCTGACCGTCGTCGAGGAGTCGGCGCGCGCCTCGCTGGTGGAGTTGCGGCAGCTGCTGGAGACGCTGCGGACACCCGATGCGGTCTCGCCCGGTGACTCGACGCTCCGGCTCGAGGCGATCGGCGAGCTCGTCCGTTACGCGACCGAGAACGGGATGCCCACGACGTTCAGTGTGGTCGGGGCTCCGGTGGCCGCATCCGAGGTGGCGCAGGTGAACCTCTACCGGATCGCACAGGAGGCGCTCACCAACGCTCGGCGACACGGCGGCCCCGACGCGCGCGCCGACGTCCGGCTGCGCTTCGACGGCGACGAGATCGAACTCGACGTGGCCAACGACGGGCGGGTGCGTTACGGCGGCACGCCGGGGCTCGGGCTGGTCGGGATGCGCGAACGCGCGGCGGCATCGGGCGGATGGCTCGAGGCCGCGCCGCGGCCGCGCGGCGGCTTCCTCGTCCGTGCCCGCGTGCCCGCCGGGGCGAGCCGTGCCGCCGGGACCGCCGAGACGGTCGCCGACGGCAGCGAACACGGAGTCCTCGCGTGA
- a CDS encoding response regulator, which yields MRAGFRMILEAAGDIAVVGEAGDGAQAIETVARLRPDVVFMDVQMPVLDGLEATRRIVAEPENTAAVVVVTTFDRDDYLFQALQAGASGFLLKNAGPEELTSAVRVAAAGDALLAPEVTRRVIERFATAGAEAVDSPAPSPASAPRPATAADHGLTDREAEVLRLLARALSNAEIARELFIGDATVKTHVSNILIKLGARDRVAAVVFAHRNGLV from the coding sequence ATGCGGGCGGGCTTCCGGATGATCCTCGAGGCGGCGGGCGACATCGCCGTGGTCGGCGAGGCCGGCGACGGCGCGCAGGCGATCGAGACCGTCGCTCGGCTCCGCCCCGACGTGGTGTTCATGGACGTGCAGATGCCCGTGCTCGACGGTCTCGAGGCCACCCGGCGCATCGTCGCCGAGCCCGAGAACACCGCCGCCGTCGTCGTGGTGACGACGTTCGATCGCGACGACTACCTGTTCCAAGCCCTTCAGGCCGGGGCGAGCGGGTTCCTGCTGAAGAACGCCGGCCCCGAGGAGCTGACATCCGCCGTGCGCGTCGCTGCGGCCGGCGACGCGCTGCTCGCGCCGGAGGTGACCCGGCGGGTCATCGAGCGCTTCGCGACAGCGGGCGCGGAAGCCGTCGACTCACCGGCCCCATCGCCCGCGTCGGCGCCGCGCCCGGCGACGGCGGCCGATCACGGTCTCACCGACCGCGAGGCCGAGGTGCTGCGCCTGCTGGCGCGGGCGCTGAGCAACGCCGAGATCGCGCGCGAGCTCTTCATCGGCGACGCGACGGTGAAGACGCACGTGTCGAACATCCTCATCAAGCTGGGCGCACGTGACCGCGTTGCGGCCGTCGTGTTCGCTCACCGCAACGGTCTGGTCTGA
- the pyrE gene encoding orotate phosphoribosyltransferase, with translation MTVAGTPELEADRQDLIRLIQDEAVFHGDFTLSSGKKATYYVDMRRLTLDHRAAPAIGRIMLDLIADVDGVVAVGGLTLGADPIANAVMHESVHAGRPLDAFVVRKEPKDHGRGRQVEGADLAGKRVVVVEDTSTTGQSALKAVEALRREGAEPVAVAVIVDRKTGAQAAVEEAGLQWLAAIDLDDLGLAPQ, from the coding sequence ATGACCGTCGCAGGCACGCCCGAGCTCGAAGCCGACCGCCAGGATCTCATCCGGCTCATCCAGGACGAGGCGGTGTTCCACGGGGACTTCACCCTCTCGAGCGGCAAGAAGGCGACGTACTACGTCGACATGCGGCGCCTGACCCTCGACCACCGCGCGGCTCCCGCGATCGGTCGCATCATGCTCGACCTCATCGCGGATGTCGACGGCGTCGTGGCCGTCGGCGGTCTGACCCTCGGCGCCGACCCCATCGCCAACGCCGTGATGCACGAGTCGGTGCACGCCGGACGGCCCCTCGACGCCTTCGTGGTGCGCAAAGAGCCGAAGGACCACGGTCGTGGCCGTCAGGTCGAGGGTGCGGATCTCGCGGGCAAGCGCGTCGTCGTCGTCGAAGACACCTCGACCACCGGCCAGTCGGCTCTGAAGGCCGTCGAAGCGCTGCGGCGCGAGGGCGCCGAGCCGGTCGCCGTCGCGGTGATCGTCGACCGCAAGACCGGCGCCCAGGCGGCGGTCGAGGAGGCCGGCCTGCAGTGGCTGGCCGCGATCGACCTCGACGACCTCGGCCTCGCTCCGCAGTAG
- a CDS encoding SDR family NAD(P)-dependent oxidoreductase: MARDDWNPRKLPDLSGKRYLVTGSNAGLGYFASLQLASAGGHVIMTGRSPQRLATARAAVQRELPEGVGSVETLLLDTSNLGSVRAAAATARGRKPLHGLLLNAGVVHPPRQRKTTYDGHEVVFATNVLGHYALAGELLIALAAGRGRMVWVGSVSTSIWKYDPTDIELEDDYSPWRAYVQSKVATTSLGLEADDRLRAANVPVASLVAHPGYSTSGRTRGIVGINEPSRLTRFTDNLQVAVTQSKEHGAWALVRAMTDPEASGGEFYGPSGVLRGEPRRGTAAAITRDPEIAARLWTHCEQATRAPWPYLKASRTRARA, encoded by the coding sequence GTGGCCCGCGACGACTGGAATCCCCGCAAGCTCCCCGACCTGTCGGGCAAGCGGTACCTCGTCACGGGATCCAACGCCGGGCTCGGCTACTTCGCCTCGCTGCAGCTGGCGTCGGCCGGGGGACACGTCATCATGACGGGTCGCAGTCCCCAGCGCCTCGCGACCGCTCGCGCCGCGGTGCAGCGGGAGCTGCCCGAGGGGGTCGGATCCGTCGAGACGCTGCTGCTCGACACCAGCAACCTCGGCTCGGTGCGGGCCGCCGCCGCCACCGCGCGCGGCCGCAAGCCGCTCCACGGACTGTTGCTCAACGCCGGCGTCGTGCACCCGCCCCGGCAGCGCAAGACGACGTACGACGGGCACGAGGTCGTGTTCGCCACGAACGTGCTCGGCCACTACGCCCTGGCCGGTGAGCTGCTCATCGCCCTCGCGGCGGGCCGTGGCCGGATGGTGTGGGTGGGGTCGGTCTCGACCTCGATCTGGAAGTACGACCCGACCGACATCGAGCTCGAGGACGACTACTCCCCGTGGCGTGCCTACGTGCAGTCCAAGGTGGCCACGACCTCGCTCGGGCTCGAGGCCGATGACCGGCTGCGGGCGGCGAACGTGCCCGTGGCGAGCCTCGTCGCCCACCCGGGCTACTCGACGAGCGGCCGCACGCGCGGCATCGTCGGGATCAACGAGCCCTCGCGTCTCACGCGTTTCACCGACAACCTGCAGGTCGCCGTCACCCAGTCCAAGGAGCACGGCGCCTGGGCTCTCGTGCGCGCCATGACCGACCCCGAGGCATCCGGCGGCGAGTTCTACGGTCCGTCGGGCGTGCTGCGGGGAGAGCCGCGCCGCGGCACGGCAGCCGCGATCACCCGCGACCCCGAGATCGCCGCACGGCTGTGGACCCACTGCGAGCAGGCCACCCGTGCCCCGTGGCCGTACCTCAAGGCCAGCCGCACCCGCGCCAGGGCCTGA
- a CDS encoding metallophosphoesterase family protein encodes MATRLLLIADTHIPGRARAVPDAVLAAADAADLIVHAGDWVSTGVLDELEQHGEVVGVWGNNDGDDLRARLPEVARRSIEGVRLAVVHETGPATGREKRMDAAYPDDDVLVFGHSHIPWDTTTPRGLRLLNPGSPTDRRRQPHKTFVTLTIDAGDLRDVDLVVV; translated from the coding sequence ATGGCCACGCGACTGCTGCTCATCGCCGACACCCACATCCCGGGGCGCGCGCGGGCCGTGCCCGATGCCGTGCTCGCGGCAGCCGACGCCGCCGACCTCATCGTGCACGCCGGCGACTGGGTCTCGACGGGCGTGCTCGACGAGCTCGAGCAGCACGGCGAGGTGGTGGGCGTCTGGGGCAACAACGACGGCGACGACCTCCGCGCGCGACTGCCCGAGGTGGCGCGCCGCAGCATCGAGGGCGTGCGGCTGGCGGTCGTGCACGAGACCGGACCGGCGACCGGACGCGAGAAGCGGATGGATGCCGCCTACCCGGACGACGACGTCCTGGTGTTCGGTCACAGCCACATCCCGTGGGACACCACCACGCCCCGCGGGCTGCGCCTGCTCAATCCCGGATCGCCGACCGATCGGCGCCGCCAGCCGCACAAGACCTTCGTGACCCTCACGATCGACGCCGGCGACCTGCGCGACGTCGACCTCGTCGTGGTCTGA
- a CDS encoding metal-dependent transcriptional regulator has translation MPSPAVDDYLKTIYHHTEWQPAPITPSQLAATLGLAPSTVTEMVRKLAAQDLVSHRPYGPVALTEAGRLRAASIIRRHRLIETWLVREFGYAWDEVHDEAEVLEHTISDRLLAGIAERLGDPRFDPHGDAIPDAAGEVHREPFVLLAEAAPGHTGRILRVSDRDPTLLRALEERGVDVGHTLTVDTRDGVQLDGGGSIALPPGATRAIWITA, from the coding sequence GTGCCCTCCCCCGCCGTCGACGACTACCTGAAGACGATCTACCACCACACCGAATGGCAGCCGGCGCCGATCACCCCGTCGCAGCTGGCCGCGACGCTCGGACTGGCGCCGTCGACGGTGACCGAGATGGTGCGCAAGCTCGCCGCCCAGGATCTGGTGTCGCACCGCCCCTACGGACCGGTCGCCCTGACCGAGGCCGGGCGGCTGCGCGCGGCATCCATCATCCGCCGGCACCGCCTCATCGAGACGTGGCTCGTGCGCGAGTTCGGCTACGCCTGGGACGAGGTCCACGACGAGGCCGAGGTGCTCGAGCACACCATCAGCGACCGGCTGCTCGCCGGCATCGCCGAGCGCCTCGGCGATCCCCGGTTCGATCCGCACGGCGACGCCATCCCCGATGCCGCCGGAGAGGTGCACCGCGAGCCGTTCGTCCTGCTCGCCGAGGCGGCGCCCGGGCACACCGGGCGCATCCTGCGCGTGAGCGATCGCGATCCGACGCTGCTGCGAGCGCTGGAGGAGCGCGGCGTCGACGTGGGCCACACCCTGACCGTCGACACCCGCGACGGCGTCCAGCTCGACGGCGGCGGGTCGATCGCGCTGCCGCCCGGGGCGACCCGCGCGATCTGGATCACCGCCTGA
- a CDS encoding DUF2029 domain-containing protein, translated as MTSHPGAPFPATRRRRLVAFGHTRRGLVTGFAAFHIAYILALSPLIIAGGTEGDLPLYRQWAQDAVQGTWPIIDFTWVYPAGALLPVVAPIAFGPYLYQLVWLLMLTAANWLAIVSIAGGRLQRISAYPAAWYWLLSVLLLAPVSMLRLEGVAAPLAIAGLVWVARRPVVAGALIALATWIKVWPAAIAAAVVAVCRGRRRVALGGLGASAVIVAGIVAAGGASNLLSFLTIQGQRAPQLEAPIATPWVWATIWNMPGARIRQNYELATREVIGHGATAAGEVVGWLMIAAFVAIAVLLLRARATWVARAVRTDLAESRLVVLGAFAMTAALIVFNKVGSPQYMLWLAPIVVVGLLVEPERWRTPARWMAVTSLLTTLVFPIFYMPLVGGDAFAASLLLARNVLLVALFVWSVQALWRVAMTRPATAVLARPAPHPALSPVSDPA; from the coding sequence GTGACCTCTCACCCGGGTGCCCCTTTCCCCGCCACGCGCCGGCGACGTCTGGTGGCATTCGGCCACACGCGACGCGGCCTGGTGACGGGGTTCGCCGCCTTCCACATCGCTTACATCCTGGCTCTGTCGCCGCTGATCATCGCCGGCGGCACCGAGGGCGATCTGCCGCTGTACCGGCAGTGGGCGCAGGATGCGGTGCAGGGCACGTGGCCGATCATCGACTTCACCTGGGTGTATCCCGCCGGCGCGCTCCTGCCGGTCGTCGCCCCCATCGCGTTCGGCCCCTACCTCTACCAGCTCGTGTGGCTGCTGATGTTGACCGCGGCGAACTGGCTCGCGATCGTCTCGATCGCGGGGGGCAGGCTGCAGCGCATCTCGGCCTATCCGGCGGCCTGGTACTGGCTGCTCAGCGTGCTCCTGCTCGCGCCGGTGTCGATGCTGCGTCTCGAGGGGGTGGCGGCACCGCTGGCGATCGCCGGGCTCGTGTGGGTGGCGCGCCGACCCGTCGTCGCGGGGGCGCTGATCGCGCTCGCCACCTGGATCAAGGTGTGGCCCGCCGCGATCGCCGCCGCCGTCGTCGCGGTGTGCCGTGGACGCCGGCGGGTCGCGCTCGGCGGCTTGGGCGCCAGTGCCGTGATCGTGGCCGGGATCGTCGCCGCGGGCGGCGCGTCGAACCTGCTCAGCTTCCTGACGATCCAGGGCCAGCGCGCGCCGCAGCTCGAGGCGCCGATCGCCACGCCGTGGGTGTGGGCGACCATCTGGAACATGCCGGGAGCCCGCATCCGGCAGAACTACGAGCTCGCCACGCGCGAGGTCATCGGCCACGGCGCGACGGCAGCGGGCGAGGTCGTCGGATGGTTGATGATCGCCGCGTTCGTCGCCATCGCCGTGCTGCTCCTGCGGGCGCGCGCGACCTGGGTGGCGCGCGCGGTGCGCACCGATCTGGCCGAGAGCCGCCTCGTCGTGCTCGGCGCGTTCGCGATGACGGCCGCTCTCATCGTCTTCAACAAGGTCGGCTCGCCGCAGTACATGCTGTGGCTCGCCCCGATCGTCGTGGTGGGCCTCCTCGTCGAGCCCGAGCGCTGGCGCACCCCCGCCCGGTGGATGGCGGTGACGAGCCTGCTGACCACCCTCGTCTTCCCGATCTTCTACATGCCGCTCGTGGGCGGCGACGCGTTCGCGGCGAGCCTGCTGCTGGCACGCAACGTGCTGCTCGTGGCGCTGTTCGTCTGGAGCGTGCAGGCGCTGTGGCGGGTGGCGATGACGCGGCCCGCGACTGCGGTCCTCGCGCGTCCCGCGCCCCATCCCGCCCTCTCGCCGGTGTCCGACCCCGCGTGA
- a CDS encoding HAD-IIA family hydrolase encodes MRTRADIECWLTDMDGVLVHENHPIPGAAELLAQWRETGTPFLVLTNNPFFTPRDLSARLARSGLEVPEERIWTSALATADFLRSQHPGGSAFVIGEAGLTTALHEAGYIMTETDPDYVVVGETRNYSFDAITKAIRFINAGARFIITNPDATGPTPEGVVPATGSFAALISHATGKTPYVVGKPNPMMFRSAMNRIGAHSENTGMIGDRMDTDVVAGIEAGLHTVLVRTGIADDAEIERYPFRPDEILDSVADLLDGEPYETEDPGIL; translated from the coding sequence ATGCGGACACGCGCCGATATCGAGTGCTGGCTCACCGACATGGACGGCGTTCTCGTCCACGAGAACCACCCCATCCCGGGAGCGGCCGAACTGCTCGCGCAATGGCGCGAGACGGGCACCCCCTTCCTGGTGCTGACGAACAACCCCTTCTTCACGCCCCGCGATCTCAGCGCGCGCCTCGCGCGTTCGGGCCTCGAGGTCCCCGAGGAACGCATCTGGACGTCCGCCCTGGCGACCGCGGACTTCCTGCGCTCGCAGCATCCCGGCGGCTCCGCCTTCGTCATCGGCGAGGCGGGGCTCACGACGGCGCTGCACGAGGCCGGCTACATCATGACCGAGACCGATCCCGACTACGTCGTGGTCGGCGAGACCCGCAACTACTCGTTCGACGCGATCACCAAGGCCATCCGGTTCATCAACGCCGGTGCGCGCTTCATCATCACGAACCCGGATGCCACGGGGCCCACGCCCGAGGGTGTCGTACCGGCGACGGGGTCGTTCGCCGCGCTCATCTCGCACGCCACCGGCAAGACGCCCTACGTCGTGGGCAAGCCGAACCCGATGATGTTCCGATCGGCGATGAACCGCATCGGCGCCCACTCGGAGAACACCGGGATGATCGGCGACCGGATGGACACCGACGTCGTGGCCGGCATCGAAGCCGGACTGCACACCGTGCTCGTCCGCACGGGCATCGCCGACGACGCCGAGATCGAGCGCTACCCGTTCCGCCCCGACGAGATCCTCGACTCGGTCGCCGACCTCCTCGACGGCGAGCCGTACGAGACCGAAGACCCGGGGATCCTGTGA
- a CDS encoding alkene reductase, producing the protein MSLYEPAVFGTLNLSNRVVMAPLTRTRAGEDGVPTDVMVEYYRQRAGQGLIITEGTWPVVEGKSYPGQPGIETDAQIAGWRRIADAVHEAGGTIVMQLMHGGRVSHPDITGADRVVGPSALAAPGQTRTPKGKADLPVAHALTADEIPVVALQFAQAARNAIAAGLDGVEVHGANGYLVHEFLSPESNVRDDGYGASPENRARFAIEVTRAVAAAVGADRTGIRLSPQHNIQGVLETDDADARATYTAVAEGLAPLELAFVDVLSADPTGELVQHIRRTAGAPFILNSGFGSPTTRDEAETLVTADWADAVAVGRPVIANPDLAVRWEQRAELNDARPELFYGSTAEGYVDYPFLDEVRAGV; encoded by the coding sequence ATGAGCCTGTACGAGCCCGCCGTCTTCGGCACCCTGAACCTCTCGAACCGCGTCGTCATGGCGCCGCTGACCCGCACCCGTGCGGGAGAGGACGGCGTTCCCACCGACGTCATGGTCGAGTACTACCGCCAGCGCGCGGGGCAGGGGCTCATCATCACCGAGGGCACGTGGCCCGTGGTCGAGGGCAAGTCGTACCCGGGGCAGCCCGGCATCGAGACCGACGCGCAGATCGCGGGCTGGCGCCGCATCGCCGACGCGGTCCACGAGGCCGGCGGCACGATCGTCATGCAGCTGATGCACGGCGGGCGCGTCTCGCACCCCGACATCACCGGCGCGGACCGCGTCGTCGGGCCGAGCGCGCTCGCCGCCCCCGGACAGACCCGCACCCCGAAGGGCAAGGCCGATCTGCCCGTGGCACACGCGCTGACCGCAGACGAGATCCCGGTTGTCGCCCTGCAGTTCGCGCAGGCGGCACGCAACGCCATCGCCGCCGGCCTCGACGGCGTCGAGGTGCACGGCGCGAACGGCTACCTCGTGCACGAGTTCCTCTCGCCCGAGTCGAACGTCCGCGACGACGGATACGGCGCATCGCCCGAGAACCGGGCGCGCTTCGCGATCGAGGTCACGCGGGCCGTCGCCGCAGCGGTGGGCGCCGACCGCACCGGCATCCGGTTGTCGCCCCAGCACAACATCCAGGGCGTGCTCGAGACCGACGACGCCGACGCGCGAGCGACCTACACCGCCGTCGCCGAGGGACTCGCTCCGCTGGAGCTCGCCTTCGTCGACGTGCTGAGCGCCGACCCGACCGGCGAACTCGTGCAGCACATTCGACGCACGGCCGGCGCGCCCTTCATCCTGAACTCCGGCTTCGGGTCGCCGACGACGCGCGACGAGGCCGAGACGCTCGTGACGGCCGACTGGGCGGATGCCGTCGCCGTCGGGCGCCCCGTCATCGCGAACCCCGACCTCGCGGTGCGGTGGGAGCAGCGCGCCGAGCTGAACGATGCCCGCCCCGAGCTGTTCTACGGCTCGACCGCCGAGGGCTACGTCGACTACCCGTTCCTCGACGAGGTCCGCGCCGGAGTCTGA
- a CDS encoding exodeoxyribonuclease III: MRLATWNVNSIRARVDRIVGFAVDQDVDVLAMQEIKCKPEQFPMEQFEAAGYHVELHGLNQWNGVAIASREPMTDVQIGFPGMPGFLKGHEGPDAPLEARAIAATVGGVRVWSLYVPNGRSLDDPHYVYKLHWLQALEQYTRDTVASDPALPLALTGDFNICPTPEDVGDPTLVEGVTTHVSPPERAAFRALLDAGLSDTVRPLVPTGYTYWDYKQLRFPRNEGLRIDFILGSSAFADAVTGAAIHRDQRKGEAPSDHVPVVVDLDLDAGEDDDRPMIF, from the coding sequence ATGCGTCTTGCCACCTGGAACGTGAACTCCATCCGCGCTCGCGTGGACCGCATCGTCGGTTTCGCCGTCGACCAGGATGTCGACGTCCTCGCGATGCAGGAGATCAAGTGCAAGCCCGAGCAGTTCCCGATGGAGCAGTTCGAGGCCGCCGGCTACCATGTCGAGCTCCACGGGCTGAACCAGTGGAACGGCGTCGCGATCGCGAGCCGCGAGCCGATGACCGACGTGCAGATCGGCTTCCCCGGCATGCCCGGCTTCCTCAAGGGGCACGAGGGTCCCGACGCGCCGCTCGAAGCCCGCGCGATCGCCGCGACGGTCGGCGGCGTGCGGGTGTGGAGCCTGTACGTGCCCAACGGGCGGTCTCTCGATGACCCCCACTACGTCTACAAGCTGCACTGGCTGCAGGCGCTCGAGCAGTACACGCGTGACACGGTGGCCTCCGACCCCGCTCTTCCGCTCGCGCTCACCGGCGACTTCAACATCTGCCCGACGCCCGAGGATGTGGGCGATCCCACCCTCGTCGAAGGCGTCACGACCCACGTGTCGCCGCCCGAACGGGCCGCGTTCCGGGCGCTCCTGGACGCGGGGCTGTCCGACACCGTGCGCCCGCTCGTGCCGACCGGCTACACCTACTGGGACTACAAGCAGCTCCGCTTCCCGCGCAACGAGGGGCTGCGGATCGACTTCATCCTGGGTTCGTCGGCCTTCGCCGACGCCGTCACGGGCGCCGCCATCCACCGCGACCAGCGCAAGGGCGAGGCGCCGAGCGATCACGTCCCCGTCGTGGTCGACCTCGACCTCGACGCCGGGGAGGACGACGATCGCCCGATGATCTTCTGA